AGAAACTACTCATGGCAGTAATTTCAATGAAACAACTTCTTGAGGCTGGTGTACACTTCGGTCACCAAACTCGTCGCTGGAACCCTAAGATGGCTAAGTACATCTTCACAGAACGTAACGGAATCCACGTGATCGACTTGCAACAAACTGTAAAATATGCAGACCAAGCATACGACTTCATGCGTGATGCAGCTGCAAACGATGCAGTCATCTTGTTTGTAGGTACTAAGAAACAAGCTGCTGATGCTGTTGCAGAAGAAGCTGTTCGTGCAGGTCAATACTTCATCAACCACCGTTGGTTGGGTGGAACTCTTACTAACTGGGGAACAATCCAAAAACGTATCGCTCGTTTGAAAGAAATCAAACGCATGGAAGAAGATGGAACTTTTGAAGTTCTTCCTAAGAAAGAAGTTGCATTGTTGAACAAACAACGCGCTCGTCTTGAAAAATTCTTGGGCGGTATCGAAGACATGCCTCGTATCCCAGACGTAATGTACGTTGTGGATCCACATAAAGAACAAATCGCTGTTAAAGAAGCTAAGAAATTGGGTATCCCAGTTGTAGCGATGGTCGACACAAACACTGACCCAGATGATATCGATGTTATCATCCCAGCGAACGATGACGCTATCCGCGCTGTTAAATTGATCACTGCGAAAATGGCTGACGCTGTTATCGAAGGACGTCAAGGTGAAGACAGTGTTGCTACAGTAGAAGCTGAATTGGCAGCTACTGAAGGTCAAGCTGATTCAATCGAAGAAATCGTTGAAGTTGTAGAAGGCGACAACGCTTAATTTCATTCAATAAGTAACGAACCTAAGAGGGCAGGGCTCAGCCCGACCCTCTTATTTTATTAAAAAATATAGGAGAACAAAAATGGCAGAAATTACAGCTAAGCTTGTAAAAGAATTGCGTGAAAAATCTGGTGCCGGTGTCATGGACGCTAAAAAGGCATTGGTTGAAGTTGAAGGTGATATCGAAAAAGCGATCGAATTGCTTCGCGAAAAAGGTATGGCTAAAGCAGCTAAGAAAGCTGACCGTGTTGCCGCTGAAGGTTTGACTGGTGTTTATGTCAATGGTAACGTTGCAGCAGTTGTTGAAGTAAACGCTGAAACTGACTTTGTTGCGAAAAACGCTCAATTCGTTGAATTGGTAAACGCAACAGCGAAAGTGATCGCTGAAGGTAAACCAGCTAACAACGAAGAAGCTCTTGCTTTGACAATGCCTTCAGGTGAAACTCTTGAAGCTGCATACGTATCTGCAACAGCTACAATCGGTGAAAAAATTTCATTCCGTCGTTTTGCTTTGCTTGAAAAAACAGATGCACAACACTTCGGTGCTTACCAACACAACGGTGGACGTATCGGTGTTATCTCTGTAATCGAAGGTGGAGACGAAGCACTTGCTAAACAAATCTCAATGCACATTGCTGCAATGAAACCAACTGTTCTTTCATATAAAGAATTGGATGAACAATTCGTGAAAGATGAATTGGCACAATTGAACCACGTCATCGACCAAGATAACGAAAGCCGTGCAATGGTTGGTAAACCAGCTCTTCCACACTTGAAGTATGGTTCTAAAGCTCAATTGACTGACGAAGTGGTTGCTCAAGCTGAAGAAGATATCAAAGCTGAATTGGCAGCTGAAGGTAAACCAGAAAAAATCTGGGATAAAATCATACCAGGTAAAATGGACCGCTTCTTCTTGGACAACACGAAAG
The DNA window shown above is from Streptococcus sp. S1 and carries:
- the rpsB gene encoding 30S ribosomal protein S2, whose amino-acid sequence is MAVISMKQLLEAGVHFGHQTRRWNPKMAKYIFTERNGIHVIDLQQTVKYADQAYDFMRDAAANDAVILFVGTKKQAADAVAEEAVRAGQYFINHRWLGGTLTNWGTIQKRIARLKEIKRMEEDGTFEVLPKKEVALLNKQRARLEKFLGGIEDMPRIPDVMYVVDPHKEQIAVKEAKKLGIPVVAMVDTNTDPDDIDVIIPANDDAIRAVKLITAKMADAVIEGRQGEDSVATVEAELAATEGQADSIEEIVEVVEGDNA
- the tsf gene encoding translation elongation factor Ts, giving the protein MAEITAKLVKELREKSGAGVMDAKKALVEVEGDIEKAIELLREKGMAKAAKKADRVAAEGLTGVYVNGNVAAVVEVNAETDFVAKNAQFVELVNATAKVIAEGKPANNEEALALTMPSGETLEAAYVSATATIGEKISFRRFALLEKTDAQHFGAYQHNGGRIGVISVIEGGDEALAKQISMHIAAMKPTVLSYKELDEQFVKDELAQLNHVIDQDNESRAMVGKPALPHLKYGSKAQLTDEVVAQAEEDIKAELAAEGKPEKIWDKIIPGKMDRFFLDNTKVDQAYTLLAQVYIMDDSKTVEAYLESVTASVVEFVRFEVGEGIEKASNDFEAEVAATMAAALNN